A region of Saimiri boliviensis isolate mSaiBol1 chromosome 8, mSaiBol1.pri, whole genome shotgun sequence DNA encodes the following proteins:
- the IL17RE gene encoding interleukin-17 receptor E isoform X3, with the protein MGSSRPAALLLPLLLILIDLSDSAGIGCPHLPHWNTRGPLASHMDDSFTASSAHIPCRTWWACFSTKRWCARVWHCSRCLCQHLLSGHSGLQWSFFGLLVQKSKKSSTFKFCRKHKIPAPAQKIVSGGHTVELSYEFLLPCLCIEASYLQEDTVRRKRCPFQSWPEAYGSDFWKSVHFTDYSQHTQMVMAVTLRCPLKLEAALCQRHDWHTLCKDFPNATAQESEGWYVLEKVDLHPQLCFKFSFGNSSHVECPHQTGSLTSWNVSMDTQAQQLILHFSSRTHATFSAAWSHEDLGQDTLVPPVYTVSQAQGSSPVTLDLIIPFLRPGCCVLVWRSDVQFAWKHLLCPDVSNRHLGLLILALLAFLALLGVVLALTCRRRPQSGRRPARPVLLLHTADSEAQRRLVGALAELLRAALGSGRNVIVDLWEGRHVARVGSLPWLWAARERVAREQGTVLLLWSSAGLRPTSDPNPRTAPLLALLHAAPRPLLLLAYFSRLCAEGDIPQPLRALPRYRLLRDLPRLLRALDAQPSAEATSWGLLGALPRRRSRLELCSQLEREVAQLADLG; encoded by the exons ATGGGGAGCTCCAGACCAGCAGCCctgctcctgcctctcctcctgatacTCATTGACCTCTCTGACTCTGCTGGTATTGGCTGTCCCCACCTGCCCCACTGGAACACCCGGGGTCCTCTGGCCTCCCACATG GATGACAGTTTCACTG CAAGTTCTGCCCATATCCCTTGCCGTACCTGGTGGGCCTGCTTCTCCACAAAGCGTTGGTGTGCACGAGTCTGGCACTGTTCCCGCTGTTTGTGCCAGCATCTACTGTCAGGTCACTCAG GTCTTCAGTGGAGCTTCTTCGGCCTCTTGGTGCAGAAGTCCAAAAAGTCTTCCACATTCAAGTTCTGTAGGAAACACAAGATCCCAGCACCTGCTCAG AAAATCGTTTCTGGGGGCCACACCGTAGAACTGTCTTACGAATTCCTTCTGCCCTGTCTGTGCATAGAG GCATCATACCTGCAAGAGGACACTGTGAGGCGCAAAAGATGTCCCTTCCAGAGCTGGCCAGAAGCCT ATGGCTCAGACTTCTGGAAGTCAGTGCATTTCACCGACTACAGCCAGCACACTCAGATGGTCATGGCCGTGACACTCCGCTGCCCACTGAAGCTGGAAGCTGCCCTCTGCCAGAGGCACGACTGGCATACCCTTTGCAAAGACTTCCCGAATGCCACAGCTCAAGAGTCAGAGGGG TGGTATGTTTTGGAGAAGGTGGACCTGCACCCCCAGCTCTGCTTCAAG ttctcttttgGAAACAGCAGCCATGTTGAATGCCCCCACCAGACTG GATCTCTCACATCCTGGAATGTGAGCATGGATACCCAAGCCCAGCAGCTGATCCTTCACTTCTCCTCAAGAACACATGCCACCTTCAGTGCTGCCTGGAGCCATGAAGACTTGGGGCAGGATACTTTGGTGCCCCCTGTGTACACTGTAAGCCAG GCCCAGGGCTCAAGCCCAGTGACACTAGACCTCATCATTCCCTTCCTGAGGCCAGGGTGCTGTGTCCTG GTGTGGCGATCAGATGTCCAGTTTGCCTGGAAGCACCTTTTGTGTCCAGATG TCTCTAACAGACACCTGGGGCTCTTGATCCTGGCACTGCTGGCCTTCCTCGCCCTACTGGGTGTTGTTCTGGCCCTCACCTGCCGGCGGCGCCCACAGTCAG GCCGGCGCCCAGCACGGCCAGTGCTGCTCCTGCACACAGCGGACTCTGAGGCTCAGCGGCGCCTGGTGGGAGCGCTGGCTGAACTGCTGCGGGCAGCGCTGGGCAGCGGGCGCAACGTGATCGTGGACCTGTGGGAGGGGAGGCATGTGGCGCGCGTGGGCTCGCTGCCGTGGCTCTGGGCGGCACGGGAGCGCGTGGCGCGGGAGCAGGGCACTGTGCTGCTGCTGTGGAGCAGCGCAGGCCTCCGCCCCACCAGCGACCCGAACCCCCGCACGGCGCCCTTGCTCGCCCTGCTCCACGCTGCCCCGCGCCCGCTGCTGCTGCTCGCTTACTTCAGTCGGCTCTGCGCCGAGGGTGACATCCCCCAGCCGCTGCGCGCTCTGCCGCGCTACCGCCTGCTACGCGACCTGCCGCGCCTGCTGCGGGCGCTGGACGCGCAGCCTTCCGCGGAAGCCACCAGCTGGGGACTCCTCGGGGCACTGCCGCGCCGGCGGAGCCGTCTAGAGCTGTGCAGCCAGCTCGAGCGAGAGGTCGCCCAACTCGCAGACCTAGGTTGA
- the JAGN1 gene encoding protein jagunal homolog 1 isoform X3 — protein MSVGHLRLLSHDQVAMPYQWEYPYLLSILPSLLGLLSFPRNNISYLVLSMISMGLFSIAPLIYGSMEMFPAAQQLYRHGKAYRFLFGFSAVSIMYLVLVLAVQVHAWQLYYSKKLLDSWFTSTQEKKRK, from the coding sequence ATGAGCGTGGGACACCTGAGGCTCTTGTCACATGATCAGGTGGCCATGCCCTATCAGTGGGAATACCCGTATTTGCTGAGCATTTTGCCCTCTCTTTTGggccttctctcttttcctcgcAACAACATTAGCTACTTGGTGCTCTCCATGATCAGCATGGGGCTCTTTTCCATCGCTCCTCTCATTTATGGCAGCATGGAGATGTTCCCTGCTGCACAGCAGCTCTACCGCCATGGCAAGGCCTACCGTTTCCTCTTTGGTTTTTCTGCTGTTTCCATCATGTACCTGGTGTTGGTGTTGGCAGTCCAAGTGCATGCCTGGCAGTTGTACTACAGCAAGAAGCTCCTAGACTCTTGGTTCACCAGCACACAGGAGAAGAAGCGTAAATGA
- the IL17RE gene encoding interleukin-17 receptor E isoform X1 has protein sequence MGSSRPAALLLPLLLILIDLSDSAGIGCPHLPHWNTRGPLASHMDDSFTASSAHIPCRTWWACFSTKRWCARVWHCSRCLCQHLLSGHSGLQWSFFGLLVQKSKKSSTFKFCRKHKIPAPAQRKLLLSRCLSEKSHHISIPSPDISHKAFRSKRTQPSDPEAWKSLPRLDSQRHRGPEFSFDLLHEARAIRVTIPSGPEVSVRLCHQWALQCEELSSPYDVQKIVSGGHTVELSYEFLLPCLCIEASYLQEDTVRRKRCPFQSWPEAYGSDFWKSVHFTDYSQHTQMVMAVTLRCPLKLEAALCQRHDWHTLCKDFPNATAQESEGWYVLEKVDLHPQLCFKFSFGNSSHVECPHQTGSLTSWNVSMDTQAQQLILHFSSRTHATFSAAWSHEDLGQDTLVPPVYTVSQAQGSSPVTLDLIIPFLRPGCCVLVWRSDVQFAWKHLLCPDVSNRHLGLLILALLAFLALLGVVLALTCRRRPQSGRRPARPVLLLHTADSEAQRRLVGALAELLRAALGSGRNVIVDLWEGRHVARVGSLPWLWAARERVAREQGTVLLLWSSAGLRPTSDPNPRTAPLLALLHAAPRPLLLLAYFSRLCAEGDIPQPLRALPRYRLLRDLPRLLRALDAQPSAEATSWGLLGALPRRRSRLELCSQLEREVAQLADLG, from the exons ATGGGGAGCTCCAGACCAGCAGCCctgctcctgcctctcctcctgatacTCATTGACCTCTCTGACTCTGCTGGTATTGGCTGTCCCCACCTGCCCCACTGGAACACCCGGGGTCCTCTGGCCTCCCACATG GATGACAGTTTCACTG CAAGTTCTGCCCATATCCCTTGCCGTACCTGGTGGGCCTGCTTCTCCACAAAGCGTTGGTGTGCACGAGTCTGGCACTGTTCCCGCTGTTTGTGCCAGCATCTACTGTCAGGTCACTCAG GTCTTCAGTGGAGCTTCTTCGGCCTCTTGGTGCAGAAGTCCAAAAAGTCTTCCACATTCAAGTTCTGTAGGAAACACAAGATCCCAGCACCTGCTCAG AGGAAGCTGCTGCTTAGTCGTTGCCTGTCTGAGAAGAGCCATCACATTTCCATCCCCTCCCCAGATATCTCCCACAAGGCATTTCGCTCTAAAAGAACCCAACCTTCGGATCCAGAGGCATGGAAAAGTCTTCCTAGATTGGACTCACAAAGGCACAGAG GGCCCGAGTTCTCCTTTGATTTGCTGCATGAGGCCCGGGCTATTCGGGTGACTATACCTTCAGGCCCTGAGGTCAGTGTGCGTCTTTGTCACCAGTGGGCACTGCAGTGTGAAGAGCTGAGCAGTCCCTATGATGTCCAG AAAATCGTTTCTGGGGGCCACACCGTAGAACTGTCTTACGAATTCCTTCTGCCCTGTCTGTGCATAGAG GCATCATACCTGCAAGAGGACACTGTGAGGCGCAAAAGATGTCCCTTCCAGAGCTGGCCAGAAGCCT ATGGCTCAGACTTCTGGAAGTCAGTGCATTTCACCGACTACAGCCAGCACACTCAGATGGTCATGGCCGTGACACTCCGCTGCCCACTGAAGCTGGAAGCTGCCCTCTGCCAGAGGCACGACTGGCATACCCTTTGCAAAGACTTCCCGAATGCCACAGCTCAAGAGTCAGAGGGG TGGTATGTTTTGGAGAAGGTGGACCTGCACCCCCAGCTCTGCTTCAAG ttctcttttgGAAACAGCAGCCATGTTGAATGCCCCCACCAGACTG GATCTCTCACATCCTGGAATGTGAGCATGGATACCCAAGCCCAGCAGCTGATCCTTCACTTCTCCTCAAGAACACATGCCACCTTCAGTGCTGCCTGGAGCCATGAAGACTTGGGGCAGGATACTTTGGTGCCCCCTGTGTACACTGTAAGCCAG GCCCAGGGCTCAAGCCCAGTGACACTAGACCTCATCATTCCCTTCCTGAGGCCAGGGTGCTGTGTCCTG GTGTGGCGATCAGATGTCCAGTTTGCCTGGAAGCACCTTTTGTGTCCAGATG TCTCTAACAGACACCTGGGGCTCTTGATCCTGGCACTGCTGGCCTTCCTCGCCCTACTGGGTGTTGTTCTGGCCCTCACCTGCCGGCGGCGCCCACAGTCAG GCCGGCGCCCAGCACGGCCAGTGCTGCTCCTGCACACAGCGGACTCTGAGGCTCAGCGGCGCCTGGTGGGAGCGCTGGCTGAACTGCTGCGGGCAGCGCTGGGCAGCGGGCGCAACGTGATCGTGGACCTGTGGGAGGGGAGGCATGTGGCGCGCGTGGGCTCGCTGCCGTGGCTCTGGGCGGCACGGGAGCGCGTGGCGCGGGAGCAGGGCACTGTGCTGCTGCTGTGGAGCAGCGCAGGCCTCCGCCCCACCAGCGACCCGAACCCCCGCACGGCGCCCTTGCTCGCCCTGCTCCACGCTGCCCCGCGCCCGCTGCTGCTGCTCGCTTACTTCAGTCGGCTCTGCGCCGAGGGTGACATCCCCCAGCCGCTGCGCGCTCTGCCGCGCTACCGCCTGCTACGCGACCTGCCGCGCCTGCTGCGGGCGCTGGACGCGCAGCCTTCCGCGGAAGCCACCAGCTGGGGACTCCTCGGGGCACTGCCGCGCCGGCGGAGCCGTCTAGAGCTGTGCAGCCAGCTCGAGCGAGAGGTCGCCCAACTCGCAGACCTAGGTTGA
- the JAGN1 gene encoding protein jagunal homolog 1 isoform X2: MGSHFVAKLVSDSWAQAVLPQPPKVLGLQFVTLKYEIKKLIYVHLVIWLLLVAKMSVGHLRLLSHDQVAMPYQWEYPYLLSILPSLLGLLSFPRNNISYLVLSMISMGLFSIAPLIYGSMEMFPAAQQLYRHGKAYRFLFGFSAVSIMYLVLVLAVQVHAWQLYYSKKLLDSWFTSTQEKKRK; this comes from the exons atggggtctcattttgttgccaagctggtctcagactcctgggctcaagcagtcctgcctcagcctcccaaagtgcttggattacagtt TGTGACCCTCAAGTATGAAATCAAGAAGCTGATCTACGTACATCTGGTCATATGGCTGCTGCTGGTTGCAAAGATGAGCGTGGGACACCTGAGGCTCTTGTCACATGATCAGGTGGCCATGCCCTATCAGTGGGAATACCCGTATTTGCTGAGCATTTTGCCCTCTCTTTTGggccttctctcttttcctcgcAACAACATTAGCTACTTGGTGCTCTCCATGATCAGCATGGGGCTCTTTTCCATCGCTCCTCTCATTTATGGCAGCATGGAGATGTTCCCTGCTGCACAGCAGCTCTACCGCCATGGCAAGGCCTACCGTTTCCTCTTTGGTTTTTCTGCTGTTTCCATCATGTACCTGGTGTTGGTGTTGGCAGTCCAAGTGCATGCCTGGCAGTTGTACTACAGCAAGAAGCTCCTAGACTCTTGGTTCACCAGCACACAGGAGAAGAAGCGTAAATGA
- the IL17RE gene encoding interleukin-17 receptor E isoform X2, with protein sequence MGSSRPAALLLPLLLILIDLSDSAGIGCPHLPHWNTRGPLASHMDDSFTGLQWSFFGLLVQKSKKSSTFKFCRKHKIPAPAQRKLLLSRCLSEKSHHISIPSPDISHKAFRSKRTQPSDPEAWKSLPRLDSQRHRGPEFSFDLLHEARAIRVTIPSGPEVSVRLCHQWALQCEELSSPYDVQKIVSGGHTVELSYEFLLPCLCIEASYLQEDTVRRKRCPFQSWPEAYGSDFWKSVHFTDYSQHTQMVMAVTLRCPLKLEAALCQRHDWHTLCKDFPNATAQESEGWYVLEKVDLHPQLCFKFSFGNSSHVECPHQTGSLTSWNVSMDTQAQQLILHFSSRTHATFSAAWSHEDLGQDTLVPPVYTVSQAQGSSPVTLDLIIPFLRPGCCVLVWRSDVQFAWKHLLCPDVSNRHLGLLILALLAFLALLGVVLALTCRRRPQSGRRPARPVLLLHTADSEAQRRLVGALAELLRAALGSGRNVIVDLWEGRHVARVGSLPWLWAARERVAREQGTVLLLWSSAGLRPTSDPNPRTAPLLALLHAAPRPLLLLAYFSRLCAEGDIPQPLRALPRYRLLRDLPRLLRALDAQPSAEATSWGLLGALPRRRSRLELCSQLEREVAQLADLG encoded by the exons ATGGGGAGCTCCAGACCAGCAGCCctgctcctgcctctcctcctgatacTCATTGACCTCTCTGACTCTGCTGGTATTGGCTGTCCCCACCTGCCCCACTGGAACACCCGGGGTCCTCTGGCCTCCCACATG GATGACAGTTTCACTG GTCTTCAGTGGAGCTTCTTCGGCCTCTTGGTGCAGAAGTCCAAAAAGTCTTCCACATTCAAGTTCTGTAGGAAACACAAGATCCCAGCACCTGCTCAG AGGAAGCTGCTGCTTAGTCGTTGCCTGTCTGAGAAGAGCCATCACATTTCCATCCCCTCCCCAGATATCTCCCACAAGGCATTTCGCTCTAAAAGAACCCAACCTTCGGATCCAGAGGCATGGAAAAGTCTTCCTAGATTGGACTCACAAAGGCACAGAG GGCCCGAGTTCTCCTTTGATTTGCTGCATGAGGCCCGGGCTATTCGGGTGACTATACCTTCAGGCCCTGAGGTCAGTGTGCGTCTTTGTCACCAGTGGGCACTGCAGTGTGAAGAGCTGAGCAGTCCCTATGATGTCCAG AAAATCGTTTCTGGGGGCCACACCGTAGAACTGTCTTACGAATTCCTTCTGCCCTGTCTGTGCATAGAG GCATCATACCTGCAAGAGGACACTGTGAGGCGCAAAAGATGTCCCTTCCAGAGCTGGCCAGAAGCCT ATGGCTCAGACTTCTGGAAGTCAGTGCATTTCACCGACTACAGCCAGCACACTCAGATGGTCATGGCCGTGACACTCCGCTGCCCACTGAAGCTGGAAGCTGCCCTCTGCCAGAGGCACGACTGGCATACCCTTTGCAAAGACTTCCCGAATGCCACAGCTCAAGAGTCAGAGGGG TGGTATGTTTTGGAGAAGGTGGACCTGCACCCCCAGCTCTGCTTCAAG ttctcttttgGAAACAGCAGCCATGTTGAATGCCCCCACCAGACTG GATCTCTCACATCCTGGAATGTGAGCATGGATACCCAAGCCCAGCAGCTGATCCTTCACTTCTCCTCAAGAACACATGCCACCTTCAGTGCTGCCTGGAGCCATGAAGACTTGGGGCAGGATACTTTGGTGCCCCCTGTGTACACTGTAAGCCAG GCCCAGGGCTCAAGCCCAGTGACACTAGACCTCATCATTCCCTTCCTGAGGCCAGGGTGCTGTGTCCTG GTGTGGCGATCAGATGTCCAGTTTGCCTGGAAGCACCTTTTGTGTCCAGATG TCTCTAACAGACACCTGGGGCTCTTGATCCTGGCACTGCTGGCCTTCCTCGCCCTACTGGGTGTTGTTCTGGCCCTCACCTGCCGGCGGCGCCCACAGTCAG GCCGGCGCCCAGCACGGCCAGTGCTGCTCCTGCACACAGCGGACTCTGAGGCTCAGCGGCGCCTGGTGGGAGCGCTGGCTGAACTGCTGCGGGCAGCGCTGGGCAGCGGGCGCAACGTGATCGTGGACCTGTGGGAGGGGAGGCATGTGGCGCGCGTGGGCTCGCTGCCGTGGCTCTGGGCGGCACGGGAGCGCGTGGCGCGGGAGCAGGGCACTGTGCTGCTGCTGTGGAGCAGCGCAGGCCTCCGCCCCACCAGCGACCCGAACCCCCGCACGGCGCCCTTGCTCGCCCTGCTCCACGCTGCCCCGCGCCCGCTGCTGCTGCTCGCTTACTTCAGTCGGCTCTGCGCCGAGGGTGACATCCCCCAGCCGCTGCGCGCTCTGCCGCGCTACCGCCTGCTACGCGACCTGCCGCGCCTGCTGCGGGCGCTGGACGCGCAGCCTTCCGCGGAAGCCACCAGCTGGGGACTCCTCGGGGCACTGCCGCGCCGGCGGAGCCGTCTAGAGCTGTGCAGCCAGCTCGAGCGAGAGGTCGCCCAACTCGCAGACCTAGGTTGA
- the JAGN1 gene encoding protein jagunal homolog 1 isoform X1: MASRAGPRAAGTDGSDFEHRERVAMHYQMSVTLKYEIKKLIYVHLVIWLLLVAKMSVGHLRLLSHDQVAMPYQWEYPYLLSILPSLLGLLSFPRNNISYLVLSMISMGLFSIAPLIYGSMEMFPAAQQLYRHGKAYRFLFGFSAVSIMYLVLVLAVQVHAWQLYYSKKLLDSWFTSTQEKKRK, encoded by the exons ATGGCGTCTCGGGCAGGCCCGCGAGCGGCCGGCACCGACGGCAGCGACTTTGAGCACCGGGAGCGCGTCGCCATGCACTACCAGATGAG TGTGACCCTCAAGTATGAAATCAAGAAGCTGATCTACGTACATCTGGTCATATGGCTGCTGCTGGTTGCAAAGATGAGCGTGGGACACCTGAGGCTCTTGTCACATGATCAGGTGGCCATGCCCTATCAGTGGGAATACCCGTATTTGCTGAGCATTTTGCCCTCTCTTTTGggccttctctcttttcctcgcAACAACATTAGCTACTTGGTGCTCTCCATGATCAGCATGGGGCTCTTTTCCATCGCTCCTCTCATTTATGGCAGCATGGAGATGTTCCCTGCTGCACAGCAGCTCTACCGCCATGGCAAGGCCTACCGTTTCCTCTTTGGTTTTTCTGCTGTTTCCATCATGTACCTGGTGTTGGTGTTGGCAGTCCAAGTGCATGCCTGGCAGTTGTACTACAGCAAGAAGCTCCTAGACTCTTGGTTCACCAGCACACAGGAGAAGAAGCGTAAATGA